The Streptomyces sp. NBC_00459 DNA segment TGCGCAGCGGCAACCGGTCGACCGCCTTGAGCGTGGCGTCGGGGCGCCCCCGGTCACGGAAGGGCGGCCGGCCCTCGGCCATCGCGTAGAGGATCGCGCCGAGCGCCCACAGGTCGTCCGACGGCTCGGGGCGCGCGCCGTGGGCCTGTTCCGGCGAGGCGTACGAGGGCGCGCCGACCCGGGACACGGATGTGGCGCCCGCCAGGCCGAAACCGGTCACCACGACCGGGCCCTGGTCCCGCACGAACACCTGGCCGGGGCTGAGTTCGGCGTGCACGATGCCCTCGCGGTGCGCGGCCTCCAGCGCGTCGAGCACTTCGAGGGCGATGCGCGCCGCCCGCACGTAGTTGAACGTGCCCTGCCGTTCGAGGAGTTCACTGAGCGGTGTGCCGTCGATCCACTGGGCGACCGTCCACAGGGTGCCGAACTCCTCGACGACGTCGATCACGGCGGCCACCCGGCCGGGCAGCACCAGCCCGAGGATCTCGGACGCGCGCGTCACCCGGGCGATGGCCCGGCGGGCGGTCTGCTCCCGGGGGTCGGGTGGGAGCTGGATCTGGGTGAGGACCACCGGGCGCTCGGATGCGGTGTCCTCGCCGTACCAGGAGACCCGGTTCGTTTCGCGATCGACGACCTCGAGGAGTCGGTACCTTCCGGCCACCAACTCGTGTGTGGAGACGTGCGCCTTGACCATGGCCATCCCTCGCTGAACACCTGGCTCTCACCTTTCCCAGTGGTACGAGGGGTGTGACGGGGTCTGTTCAAATATTCCGCAACTCCCGGGACCGATTCTCCTTTTATTCATCTGCGGCGAGCAGGTGTGCGAAGAAAAGGGGCATTCACCGGCCTTGAGGTGACGGCCCGCACACGATCTCCCCACCGGATCTCCGCCGCCCGCCTCACAGCTCGCGGCGCACCAGGAAGCCCAGCAGCGTCCGCAGCTCGCCGGCCGCGGGCCCTGTCAGGGGCAGGTCGGCCAGGCCGTTCTCGACGGCGGCGAGGTGCCGTCGGGCCTGGGCGAGGGCCGCCGTACGGCCGCCCGCCTCCGTGACGAGTGCTGCCGCCCGTCGCGCGAGGGCCTCGTCGGGCGCGTCGACGGACTCAAGGAGCGCGGCGAGCCGCCGGGCGGCCGGGACCGGCGCGTCGAGCGCGGCCAGTACCGGGTACGACTTCTTGCGCTCCCGGAGATCGCCGTGGACGGGCTTGCCGGTGACGGCGGGATCGCCCCAGATGCCCAGCACGTCGTCGACCATCTGGAAGGCGGTACCGGCATGCCGTCCCACCCGCTCCAGGGCGGCCGTCGTTGCCGGCGGGGCACCGCCCAGCGCGGCTCCCAGTGCGAGTGCGCAGCCGAGCAGCGCACCCGTCTTGCGCTCGGCCATCGTCCGGTACTCCTCGGGCCGCACCCGCTCGGGCCCGGTCCATGGGCGGGCGGCGAACAGCAGGTCGTCGGCCTGCCCGGACACCACGTCCGTGAGTGCGGCCGACAGCAGCCGCGTGCCCGCCGGGCCGCCCGGGGTCCGCGCGAGGGTCTCCACGGCCAGTGCGAGCAGCGCGTCGCCCGCGAGGACGGCCGGGCCGGTGCCGTACGCCTTCCACACCGTGGCGCGGCGGCGCCGAGTCGGGTCGCCGTCCATGATGTCGTCGTGCAGCAGCGAGAAGGTGTGCACCAGTTCCACCGCCACGGCCGCCGCGATCCCCGACGGTACGGGTGCCCCGGCCGCTTCCGCACCGAGCACGGCCAGCGCCTGGCGTACGCCCTTGCCGCCGGACGCGTCGACGGGCGCACCGCCCACCTCGCACCAGCCGAAGGAGTACGCGGCCATCTCGCCCAGCCAGGGATGCAGCTGTTCGACGGCCTCGGTGAGCGCCGGACGCACCAGGTCACGGCACCGGTCGAGGAGTTGGGGCACGGACGGGGCCGCCGATGCCAGGACCTCGGGGGCCGGCGGTGTCATCGTGCCGTCTCCGTTTCCGTGTCGAGGCCGAGTTCGGTCTGTGCCCGCGCCACCATCGCGCGGGCGTGCCGCAGCCCGATGCGCTCCAGGTCGCGGGCCAGTTCGGCCAGTTCGGCGGCTGTCTCGGACCGGTCGCGGCCCAGGCGGGCCAGGGACTTGGCGAGTCCGAGGCGGGACAGCGCCTCGCCGCGCGGCTCGCTCATGGCACGGAACTCCGCCAGGGCCTGGAGATACAGGTCGCGGGCCTCGGCGTAACGCCCGGCGCGGTAGCAGACGTTGCCGCGCATCTTG contains these protein-coding regions:
- a CDS encoding polyprenyl synthetase family protein yields the protein MTPPAPEVLASAAPSVPQLLDRCRDLVRPALTEAVEQLHPWLGEMAAYSFGWCEVGGAPVDASGGKGVRQALAVLGAEAAGAPVPSGIAAAVAVELVHTFSLLHDDIMDGDPTRRRRATVWKAYGTGPAVLAGDALLALAVETLARTPGGPAGTRLLSAALTDVVSGQADDLLFAARPWTGPERVRPEEYRTMAERKTGALLGCALALGAALGGAPPATTAALERVGRHAGTAFQMVDDVLGIWGDPAVTGKPVHGDLRERKKSYPVLAALDAPVPAARRLAALLESVDAPDEALARRAAALVTEAGGRTAALAQARRHLAAVENGLADLPLTGPAAGELRTLLGFLVRREL